In Melitaea cinxia chromosome 11, ilMelCinx1.1, whole genome shotgun sequence, a genomic segment contains:
- the LOC123657616 gene encoding uncharacterized protein LOC123657616, protein MRINIDNKIITKRYILSKISQIYDPLGLLSCTVIIIKILLQKLWLLKIGFDDVVPADVSRIWDRFATSLLMLKDIRVPRHVVGINPARIELHIFCDASSVAYGACVFVRTINHDSSVTVRLYCSKGKVAPLKPVSIPRLELCGALLGARLYNKDFLPLTPAHFLVGRALTAPVAEPLAEVPVHRLTRYQHLEQIRQHFWNRWSKEYISELQIRTKWKHHKADLQPNTMVVIKDDNTHPLKWSLGRIISTKPGKDGISRVADIQTCAGIIRRTFPRICPLFYEDSEERTLDASASKAGGMSKLLGNIGGRMDASYLKLFAEHSSDWWPQLRRFEAGLRHQLRNLHLNPDCTPS, encoded by the exons ATGAGGATCAAC attgacaataaaattattacaaaacgatacattttatcaaagattagtcagATTTATGACCCTTTGGGATTGTTAAGTTGTACggtgattataattaaaattttattacaaaaattatggtTATTAAAAATAGGTTTTGACGATGTCGTTCCCGCTGACGTCTCACGCATTTGGGACCGTTTCGCGACTTCTCTGCTTATGCTCAAAGATATACGCGTGCCGCGTCACGTTGTAGGTATCAACCCCGCGCGCATCGAACTGCACATATTCTGTGACGCTTCGTCTGTCGCGTACGGGGCTTGTGTATTTGTGCGTACCATAAATCATGACTCATCGGTAACCGTAAGATTGTATTGTTCTAAAGGAAAGGTTGCGCCTCTAAAGCCGGTAAGCATCCCGAGATTGGAACTTTGTGGCGCTTTACTGGGTGCTAGGCTTTATAATAAA GACTTTTTGCCACTGACTCCTGCTCACTTTCTGGTTGGACGTGCCTTGACAGCTCCTGTAGCAGAACCACTGGCTGAAGTTCCGGTTCACCGGCTTACACGCTATCAACACCTAGAGCAAATCAGGCAACATTTTTGGAACCGATGGAGCAAAGAATATATCTCCGAATTGCAAATTAGGACCAAATGGAAGCACCATAAGGCTGACCTACAACCTAACACCATGGTCGTCATCAAAGACGACAATACTCATCCATTAAAATGGAGCTTAGGACGAATAATATCCACCAAACCAGGAAAGGATGGAATATCCAGAGTCGCAGATATCCAAACCTGTGCAGGAATCATAAGACGTACATTTCCTCGAATATGTCCTCTGTTCTATGAAGACTCAGAAGAGAGAACGTTGGATGCCAGTGCTTCCAAGGCCGGGGGCATGTCCAAACTACTTGGCAACATTGGGGGTCGTATGGATGCAA gttatttaaaattgtttgccGAACATTCCAGTGACTGGTGGCCGCAGCTGCGAAGGTTTGAGGCCGGGCTGCGTCATCAGCTGCGTAACCTGCACCTAAATCCTGATTGCACTCCGAGCTGA
- the LOC123657615 gene encoding uncharacterized protein LOC123657615: MIEPGHDTLAPKSRDNSPYRQSDTSLVKDLIKKRGILKGRLTRFANYVSNLKNETICSKKQIDLKLRIQGASTMFGEFNNIQTKLEESVSDIDDQLTQRELFESSYYNAISEAEYLLSLCKDTDTLNPSAQKPTIKLPVISLPIFDGSIGNWLQFRDSYISLVHNSSEISDIEKFHYLKSSLKGSAELVINSVEFSASHYLIAWELLQTRFNNQRLLVQNHVKALFTMNSISKESHIQIRNLIDTVLKNIRALSNLNEPVEYWDTLLIYLIVSKLDPSTEREWEQHKGTLCSKNDNSSTSLKLDSLMKFLTDRADMLETLQLSHSKQNHNFKKLSNQNSIKVHCNVSTNKPKERQLYNNTKKRCLLCNASHPLYACQTFLDYNLETKLKFINDKKLCINCLRLGHTVSDCRFGPCRRCNQKHNSLVHPDNNYYNINTTFTSHASNATEVSDGRVLSVPPAAPEIVRATAPAPSAASPFTPYSSTHASSINANNAHLDTNCVHSANLKPVLLSTALIQITDDLNKLHVVRALLDNGSERCFITKSLCDLLHINVIQSTFEIRGVGNSVTKSTQICDVEIVSTTNTYKTQLQCFVLPNITSAIPAMPLQYTQFNIPDYIQLADPQFYKTSNIDILIGADKFWDLIKTDKIKLPNGPFLLDTELGWIISGPIFSISRNKGYGIQCNFSDAIDTQLRQFWELEETFAPRDTHSEDERACEQHFVNNTTRTIDGRFVVRIPFKISPDKLGETYSQAERRFLALEKRLVRNPEYKKLYCDFIHEYIRLGHMKLADNYGKPHYIMPHHGVLREHSTTTKLRVVFDGSAKSSTGSTSTQLVLMLKKCFASA; encoded by the exons ATGATTGAGCCAGGTCATGATACTTTAGCACCTAAATCTCGCGATAATTCTCCGTATAGACAAAGTGATACCAGTCTAGTAAAAGACCTTATTAAAAAACGCGGTATACTCAAAGGCAGGTTAACTAGATTTGCGAATtatgtaagtaatttaaaaaacgaaacTATCTGtagtaaaaaacaaatagaTTTAAAGTTGCGTATTCAAGGAGCTTCTACTATGTTCGgtgaatttaataatatacaaaccaAGCTAGAAGAATCTGTATCCGATATTGATGATCAATTAACACAGCGAGAGCTGTTTGAAAGCAGCTATTATAATGCAATCTCTGAAGCTGAATATTTGTTAAGTTTATGTAAGGACACTGACACTTTAAATCCATCCGCACAAAAGCCAACTATTAAATTACCTGTAATATCCTTGCCTATATTTGATGGTTCAATTGGGAATTGGTTACAGTTTAGAGATAGTTACATAAGTCTTGTACATAACTCCAGTGAAATAAGCGACATTGAAAAATTTCATTACTTAAAATCATCACTAAAGGGTAGTGCAGAATTAGTTATAAACTCGGTGGAATTTTCGGCAAGTCATTACCTAATTGCTTGGGAATTGCTTCAAACTCGTTTCAACAACCAAAGATTACTTGTTCAAAATCATGTAAAAGcattatttactatgaatagTATCAGCAAGGAGTCACATATTCAGATACGCAATTTAATAGACACAGTTTTAAAGAATATACGCGCTTTATCAAACCTTAATGAACCCGTGGAATATTGGGATACTTTActcatatatttaattgtttctaAATTAGACCCCAGCACGGAACGTGAGTGGGAGCAACATAAAGGTACGCTATGCTCAAAAAATGATAACTCCTCGACATCTTTAAAACTTGATAGCCTAATGAAGTTCCTTACTGACCGGGCTGATATGTTAGAAACATTGCAATTATCTCACAGCAaacaaaatcataattttaaaaaacttagcAATCAAAATTCAATTAAAGTTCACTGCAATGTTTCCACAAATAAGCCGAAGGAACGtcaactatataataatactaaaaagcGCTGTTTGTTGTGTAACGCAAGTCATCCACTGTACGCTTGTCAAACATTTCTCGATTATAACTTAGAAACAAAACTTAAATTcattaatgataaaaaactaTGCATAAATTGTTTACGTTTAGGCCACACAGTAAGCGATTGTCGGTTTGGACCGTGCCGTAGATGTAATCAGAAACACAATTCGTTAGTGCATCccgataataattattataatattaatacaacatTCACAAGTCATGCGAGTAATGCCACTGAGGTGAGTGATGGTCGTGTACTGTCAGTGCCGCCTGCGGCGCCCGAGATAGTCAGAGCGACCGCACCCGCGCCCTCTGCCGCCTCCCCGTTCACACCTTACTCGTCAACACACGCATCTAGTATTAATGCAAATAATGCACACCTTGATACTAACTGTGTTCATTCAGCCAATTTAAAACCGGTATTATTGTCAACCGCTCTAATACAAATAACGGACGACTTAAATAAGTTACATGTAGTTCGCGCCCTTCTGGACAATGGATCAGAAagatgttttattacaaaatcattatGCGATTTATTACACATTAATGTTATACAGTCCACGTTCGAAATACGAGGTGTTGGTAACTCTGTCACAAAATCAACGCAAATATGTGACGTTGAAATCGTATCGACGACCAACACTTATAAAACACAATTACAATGTTTTGTTTTGCCAAACATTACTTCAGCCATACCTGCGATGCCACTACAATACACGCAATTTAATATACCTGATTACATTCAATTAGCAGATCCGCAATTCTATAAAACtagtaatattgatattttaataggagCTGATAAGTTTTgggatttaataaaaacagataaaataaaattaccgaATGGACCTTTCTTATTAGACACAGAGTTAGGGTGGATTATTTCTGGGcctattttttctatttcacgCAATAAAGGGTACGGAATTCAATGTAATTTTTCGGATGCGATTGATACTCAGTTACGACAGTTCTGGGAACTAGAAGAAACGTTTGCGCCTCGGGATACGCACAGTGAGGATGAACGTGCTTGCGAACAACATTTCGTTAATAATACTACGCGCACGATTGACGGAAGGTTCGTTGTACGTATTCCTTTCAAAATTTCACCCGATAAATTAGGCGAGACATATTCGCAAGCGGAACGAAGGTTTTTAGCTCTCGAGAAACGCTTAGTACGTAATCCGGAGTATAAAAAACTTTACTGCGATTTTATTCACGAGTACATACGCTTGGGTCATATGAAACTAGCTGATAACTACGGAAAACCTCATTATATAATGCCGCATCACGGTGTACTCCGCGAGCATAGCACGACTACAAAACTGCGAGTGGTGTTCGACGGCAGTGCAAAGTCCAGCACGG GCAGCACAAGTACACAGCTTGTGCTGATGTTGAAAAAATGTTTCGCCAGTGCTTAA